Proteins found in one Micromonospora sp. WMMD1082 genomic segment:
- the eccCa gene encoding type VII secretion protein EccCa, giving the protein MATVIFKRPARRSGPETPSGELSLQEPPELAEQQSNGLRMVLMVLPMALMAGVMALMFSGGGSSRGPMSWMMSGMMVVAMGGMMLGQLVTGGGNRKQRTGAERRDYLRHLAQHRRRVRRYVTQQRDAALWRDPEPGALWSLAMTSRRWERRPSHPDFLEVRVGTGEQRLAVRITPLQTKPIEDLEPLAAKSLRRFIRAYGSVPGLPVSLFLPGFAEIRVAGDPELARALVRALVAQLVTLHAPEEVTVALCVGTEGAAAWEWAKWLPHLQHHSEQDAAGQARLVADGIDGIERMLGEGFTQRPRFERDARVTRDEPYVLVIRDGGRLPNGNRFTSGGYRNALLLDLDNPAVSGDKEVLCLSVDAETLEMIRPDRVGSPVHTRLATPDSLGVPVATALARLLSPYRLALATEPDREAMSTDFDLPTLLGISDPRALDLGELWATRPVAQRLRVPIGVDRHGTPVELDIKESALGGSGPHGMLIGATGSGKSELLRTLVLALATTHSSETLNFVLVDFKGGATFLGLDELPHTSAVITNLADEAALVGRMRDALQGELVRRQELLRAVGGYSSVLEYERARAQGAELDPLPTLFIVVDEFSELLAAHRDFIDLFVMIGRLGRSLGVHLLLASQRVDDGRIGQLESHLSYRIGLRTFSALESRSVIGVPDAYELPSAPGNGYLRTDVSTLVRFKAAYVSGAHRTKTARVRQEIVQRQVVPYLLDHVPHRHTEPLPAEPEVDAAPDGTDEQVASVMSVLVSQLENQGPPAHQVWLPPLAAAPTLDQLLPALEPDPERGLSAARWPGNGRLVAPVGYIDKPAEQVRELLTVDLSGVGGHLGVAGGPQSGKSTLLRSVIAALALTHSPAEVQFYCLDFGGGTLATIADLPHVGSVAGRLDEDRVRRTIAEITGLIARRERTFAERGIDGMATYRRQRAAGDITDDPYGDVFLVVDGWFTLRQEFEAVDAAVRQITARGLNFGVHLLLTASRWSEVHHGMRDQIGTRLELRLGDPVDSTIDLRLAATVPQVPGRGLTPDKLHFLGALPRIDGIEDADSVPAGARDLAASVADFWTGPSAPPVRTLPAVLEVASLPAPEGDLRVPIGLDEERMAPVWHHFGEVPHLTVLGDAESGKSNLLRHLARSITTRFTPEEARVLLVDYRRTLFDAIAAEYRLGYSVSAESTRATVADALAGLRPRVPGADITPEQLRRRDWWSGPRLFVLVDDYEMLAGMDGPLQPLVPLLQQGADIGFHLVLTRGAANLSRMSMDPLIRRLQETNSPDIALSCPPTEGPLLGGTKPRHLPPGRALLCTRRGSRLIQTAWSEPAATVDAAAPTGE; this is encoded by the coding sequence GCGACTACCTGCGGCACCTGGCGCAGCACCGGCGCCGGGTCCGGCGGTACGTCACTCAGCAACGTGACGCGGCGCTGTGGCGGGATCCGGAGCCGGGCGCGTTGTGGTCGCTGGCGATGACGTCGCGGCGGTGGGAACGCCGTCCCAGTCACCCGGACTTCCTGGAGGTGCGGGTCGGCACCGGCGAGCAGCGGCTGGCGGTACGGATCACCCCGCTACAGACCAAACCGATCGAGGATCTGGAGCCGCTGGCCGCCAAGTCGCTACGCCGGTTCATCCGGGCCTACGGCAGCGTACCGGGGCTGCCCGTGTCGCTGTTCCTGCCCGGTTTCGCCGAGATCCGCGTCGCCGGTGACCCGGAACTCGCACGGGCGCTGGTGCGCGCGCTGGTGGCGCAGTTGGTCACCCTGCATGCGCCGGAGGAGGTGACGGTGGCGCTCTGCGTCGGCACCGAGGGAGCCGCCGCCTGGGAGTGGGCGAAGTGGCTGCCGCACCTGCAGCACCACAGCGAGCAGGACGCCGCGGGACAGGCCCGGCTGGTCGCCGACGGCATCGACGGGATCGAACGCATGCTCGGTGAGGGCTTCACCCAGCGTCCCCGCTTCGAGCGCGACGCCCGGGTGACCCGGGACGAGCCGTACGTGCTGGTGATCCGCGACGGCGGCCGGCTGCCGAACGGAAACCGCTTCACCAGCGGCGGCTATCGCAACGCGCTGCTCCTTGACCTGGACAACCCGGCGGTCAGCGGTGACAAGGAGGTGCTGTGCCTCTCCGTCGACGCGGAGACACTGGAGATGATCCGCCCCGACCGGGTGGGCAGTCCGGTGCACACCCGGCTGGCCACCCCCGACTCGCTCGGCGTGCCGGTCGCCACCGCGCTGGCTCGGCTGCTCTCGCCGTACCGGCTCGCGCTCGCCACCGAGCCAGATCGGGAGGCGATGAGCACCGACTTCGACCTGCCGACCCTGCTCGGCATTTCCGATCCCCGCGCGCTGGACCTCGGTGAGCTGTGGGCCACCCGGCCCGTCGCGCAGCGGCTGCGGGTGCCGATCGGGGTGGACCGGCACGGCACCCCGGTGGAGCTGGACATCAAGGAGTCGGCGCTGGGCGGTTCCGGTCCGCACGGGATGCTGATCGGCGCCACCGGCTCGGGCAAGAGTGAGCTGTTGCGCACGCTCGTGCTGGCGCTGGCCACCACGCACTCCTCGGAGACCCTCAACTTCGTGCTGGTCGACTTCAAGGGCGGCGCTACCTTCCTCGGCCTGGACGAGCTGCCGCACACCTCCGCAGTGATCACCAACCTGGCCGACGAGGCGGCGCTGGTCGGCCGGATGCGCGACGCCCTCCAGGGCGAGCTGGTCCGCCGGCAGGAGCTGCTGCGCGCCGTCGGCGGCTACAGCTCGGTGCTGGAGTACGAGCGGGCCCGTGCCCAGGGCGCCGAGCTGGACCCGCTGCCGACCCTGTTCATCGTGGTGGACGAGTTCAGCGAGCTGCTCGCCGCCCACCGGGACTTCATCGATCTGTTCGTGATGATTGGCCGGCTCGGCCGCTCCCTCGGGGTGCACCTGCTGCTGGCCAGCCAGCGGGTCGATGACGGCCGGATCGGACAGTTGGAGTCGCACCTGTCGTACCGGATCGGGTTGCGGACCTTCTCGGCGCTGGAGTCCCGGTCGGTGATCGGCGTGCCGGACGCCTACGAGTTGCCGTCGGCACCGGGCAACGGTTACCTGCGCACCGATGTGTCGACGCTGGTGCGGTTCAAGGCCGCCTACGTCTCCGGTGCCCACCGGACCAAGACGGCCCGGGTGCGGCAGGAGATCGTCCAGCGCCAGGTGGTGCCGTACCTGCTGGACCACGTGCCGCACCGGCACACGGAGCCGCTGCCGGCGGAGCCGGAGGTCGACGCCGCGCCGGACGGGACCGATGAGCAGGTCGCCAGCGTGATGTCGGTGCTGGTGTCGCAGCTGGAGAACCAGGGCCCGCCGGCCCACCAGGTGTGGCTGCCGCCGCTGGCCGCCGCGCCCACGCTCGACCAGCTTCTGCCCGCGCTGGAGCCCGACCCGGAGCGGGGTCTGTCGGCCGCGCGGTGGCCTGGCAACGGCCGGCTGGTCGCCCCGGTCGGCTACATCGACAAGCCGGCCGAGCAGGTGCGGGAGCTGCTCACCGTCGACCTGTCCGGCGTCGGTGGGCACCTGGGCGTGGCCGGCGGGCCGCAGAGCGGCAAGAGCACCCTGTTGCGCAGCGTCATCGCGGCGCTGGCGCTGACCCACAGCCCCGCCGAGGTGCAGTTCTACTGCCTCGACTTCGGCGGTGGCACGCTCGCCACCATCGCCGACCTACCGCATGTGGGCAGCGTCGCCGGGCGTCTTGACGAGGACCGGGTGCGGCGCACCATCGCCGAGATCACGGGCCTGATCGCGCGCCGGGAACGGACGTTCGCCGAACGCGGCATCGACGGGATGGCCACCTACCGGCGGCAGCGGGCCGCCGGGGACATCACCGACGACCCGTACGGCGACGTTTTCCTGGTCGTGGACGGCTGGTTCACGCTGCGCCAGGAGTTCGAGGCGGTCGACGCGGCGGTGCGGCAGATCACCGCCCGGGGACTGAACTTCGGCGTCCACCTGCTGCTCACCGCGTCGCGCTGGTCGGAGGTGCACCACGGGATGCGCGACCAGATCGGCACCCGGCTGGAGCTGCGCCTCGGCGACCCGGTCGACTCCACCATCGACCTGCGGCTCGCGGCCACCGTGCCGCAGGTGCCCGGGCGCGGGCTGACCCCCGACAAGCTGCATTTCCTCGGCGCGTTGCCGCGCATCGACGGGATCGAGGACGCCGACTCGGTGCCGGCCGGAGCACGGGACCTCGCCGCCTCGGTCGCGGACTTCTGGACCGGTCCCTCGGCCCCACCGGTGCGCACGCTGCCGGCCGTGCTCGAAGTGGCCAGCCTGCCCGCCCCAGAAGGTGACCTGCGGGTGCCGATCGGTCTCGACGAGGAGCGGATGGCACCCGTCTGGCACCACTTCGGCGAGGTGCCCCACCTGACAGTGCTCGGCGACGCGGAAAGCGGTAAGTCGAACCTGCTGCGCCACCTGGCCCGGTCGATCACCACCCGGTTCACCCCGGAGGAGGCGCGCGTTCTACTGGTCGACTACCGCCGGACGCTGTTCGACGCGATCGCGGCGGAGTACCGGCTCGGCTACTCGGTCTCGGCGGAGTCCACCCGGGCCACCGTCGCCGACGCGCTGGCCGGCCTGCGGCCCCGGGTGCCCGGCGCGGACATCACCCCCGAGCAGCTCCGCCGCCGCGACTGGTGGTCCGGACCACGGTTGTTCGTGCTGGTGGACGACTACGAGATGCTCGCCGGCATGGACGGCCCGCTCCAGCCGCTCGTCCCGCTGCTGCAACAGGGTGCCGACATCGGCTTTCACCTCGTGCTGACCCGGGGCGCGGCGAACCTGTCCCGGATGTCGATGGATCCGCTGATCCGGCGACTCCAGGAGACCAACAGCCCGGACATCGCGCTGTCCTGCCCGCCGACCGAGGGCCCGCTGCTCGGCGGGACCAAGCCGCGCCACCTGCCGCCCGGACGGGCACTACTCTGCACCCGCCGGGGCAGCAGACTGATCCAGACCGCCTGGTCCGAGCCGGCGGCTACCGTCGACGCCGCCGCGCCGACCGGAGAGTGA